From the Maioricimonas rarisocia genome, one window contains:
- the carB gene encoding carbamoyl-phosphate synthase large subunit — MPRRDDIKKILIIGSGPIVIGQACEFDYSGTQACKALRDEGYEVVLVNSNPATIMTDPEMADRTYIEPISWEYVAKIIEKERPDALLPTLGGQTGLNTAMDLYRRGILDQLGVEMIGARADVIAKAEGRESFKDAMTKIGLDVPQSRVVHNLQEARDAMREIGLPVIIRPSYTLGGSGGGIAYNKEEFEEKVRHGLKLSPVSEVLLEESVLGWKEYEMEVMRDCADNVVIICAIENFDPMGVHTGDSITVAPAQTLTDKEYQRMRDATMACMREIGVETGGSNVQFAINPETGRMVIIEMNPRVSRSSALASKATGFPIAKIAAKLAVGYRLDEIPNDITQKTLACFEPTIDYVVTKFPRWTFEKFPDADPTLTVQMKSVGETMAIGRTFKESFQKAIRGLEIGHFGFGGGKKDLWGTDRQPAIDDIRRNLATPNAERIFSIRYALKAGMTVEEIQGLTSIDPWFLRSLRDLVKLEEELQAAGRLEDVSDELMRRAKQAGFSDKQLAHWWQATEIDVRRDRKARGIVATFKQVDTCAAEFEAYTPYYYSTYEQEDETPGRNPDKPRRVMILGGGPNRIGQGIEFDYCCCQAAFAMDELGIESIMVNSNPETVSTDFDTSDLLFFEPLTTEDVLNICDRLEPDGVIVQFGGQTPLNLARGLEAAGVKIIGTSPDMIDAAEDRERFQAILNKLGLRQPPNGIATDIESARLQASRIGYPVLVRPSYVLGGRAMEICYDEPSLVRYMTEAVDASPDHPVLIDKFLEDASEVDVDAISDGETTLVGGVMEHIEEAGVHSGDSACALPPFSLPPEVIEEIRQATYALAKELQVRGLMNIQYAVKREDAGDGEVPKHTVYILEVNPRASRTSPFVSKATGLSLARMAAKVMAGVSLKEQGITEEVWPEHCSVKESVFPFARFAGVDIVLGPEMRSTGEVMGIDHEFAPAFAKSQLASGVALPSDGTVFISMAGKHKHAFIEGARRLERLGFRIIATAGTARVLQEAGLKAEAVRKVQEGRPNLLDFMVNGDVQFIFNTPSGRGARTDEGRIRSAAVAYGVPCSTTLPGCYAMVQAIEYLIENPAPQVQALQDWMVQAQTSG; from the coding sequence GTGCCGCGCCGCGACGACATCAAGAAGATTCTGATTATCGGTTCAGGTCCGATCGTGATCGGTCAGGCCTGCGAGTTCGACTATTCCGGGACGCAGGCGTGCAAAGCGCTGCGGGATGAGGGCTATGAAGTCGTCCTGGTGAATTCGAACCCGGCGACCATCATGACCGATCCGGAGATGGCGGATCGGACGTACATCGAGCCGATCAGCTGGGAGTACGTCGCCAAGATCATCGAGAAGGAGCGGCCCGATGCGCTGCTGCCGACCCTCGGTGGCCAGACCGGCCTGAATACGGCGATGGACCTGTATCGTCGGGGGATCCTCGACCAGCTGGGCGTCGAGATGATCGGGGCCCGGGCGGACGTCATCGCCAAGGCGGAAGGCCGGGAGTCCTTCAAGGACGCGATGACGAAGATCGGCCTGGATGTGCCGCAGAGCCGGGTGGTGCACAACCTGCAGGAAGCCCGCGACGCGATGCGGGAGATTGGTCTGCCCGTCATCATCCGGCCCAGTTACACGCTCGGTGGCAGCGGCGGCGGCATTGCCTACAACAAGGAAGAGTTCGAGGAGAAGGTCCGCCACGGACTGAAACTCTCGCCGGTCAGCGAAGTCCTGCTCGAAGAGTCGGTGCTCGGCTGGAAAGAGTACGAGATGGAGGTGATGCGTGACTGCGCCGACAACGTGGTCATCATCTGCGCCATCGAGAACTTCGACCCGATGGGGGTGCACACCGGCGACTCGATCACCGTCGCGCCGGCCCAGACGCTGACCGACAAGGAGTATCAGCGGATGCGGGACGCCACGATGGCCTGCATGCGCGAGATCGGCGTCGAGACCGGCGGCTCGAACGTGCAGTTTGCCATCAATCCCGAAACGGGACGGATGGTGATCATCGAAATGAATCCCCGCGTCAGCCGTTCCAGCGCCCTGGCGTCGAAGGCGACCGGTTTCCCGATCGCCAAGATCGCGGCGAAGCTGGCGGTCGGCTATCGGCTGGACGAGATTCCCAACGACATCACGCAAAAGACGCTCGCCTGCTTCGAACCGACGATCGACTATGTCGTCACGAAGTTCCCACGGTGGACGTTCGAGAAATTCCCGGACGCCGACCCGACGCTGACGGTGCAGATGAAGTCGGTCGGCGAAACGATGGCGATCGGCCGGACCTTCAAGGAGTCGTTCCAGAAGGCGATACGTGGTCTGGAGATCGGTCATTTCGGGTTCGGGGGCGGCAAGAAGGATCTGTGGGGAACCGATCGTCAGCCGGCGATCGACGACATCCGCCGCAATCTGGCGACGCCGAACGCAGAGCGGATCTTCTCCATCCGGTATGCCCTCAAGGCGGGTATGACGGTCGAGGAGATTCAGGGACTGACATCGATCGACCCGTGGTTCCTGCGGAGTCTGCGGGATCTGGTCAAGCTCGAAGAGGAGCTGCAGGCGGCCGGTCGTCTGGAAGACGTCAGCGATGAGCTGATGCGTCGGGCCAAGCAGGCCGGTTTCTCGGACAAGCAGCTGGCTCACTGGTGGCAGGCGACCGAGATCGACGTCCGTCGGGATCGCAAAGCCCGCGGAATCGTCGCGACCTTCAAGCAGGTGGATACCTGTGCTGCCGAGTTCGAGGCGTACACGCCGTACTACTACTCGACGTACGAGCAGGAAGACGAGACGCCCGGCCGCAACCCGGACAAGCCGCGGCGGGTGATGATTCTCGGCGGTGGTCCGAACCGGATCGGCCAGGGGATCGAGTTCGATTACTGCTGCTGTCAGGCGGCGTTCGCCATGGATGAGCTCGGGATCGAGAGCATCATGGTGAACTCGAACCCCGAGACGGTCTCGACCGACTTCGATACCTCGGATCTGCTGTTCTTCGAGCCGCTGACGACCGAAGACGTCCTCAATATCTGCGATCGGCTCGAGCCGGACGGCGTGATCGTGCAGTTCGGGGGGCAGACGCCGCTGAATCTGGCCCGTGGTCTGGAAGCGGCCGGTGTGAAGATCATCGGCACCTCGCCGGACATGATCGACGCGGCCGAAGACCGGGAACGGTTCCAGGCGATTCTTAACAAACTGGGGCTTCGCCAGCCGCCCAACGGCATCGCGACCGACATTGAATCGGCCCGGCTGCAGGCGTCCCGGATCGGTTATCCCGTGCTCGTGCGTCCCAGCTACGTGCTCGGTGGCCGGGCGATGGAAATCTGCTACGACGAGCCGTCGCTGGTGCGGTACATGACCGAGGCGGTCGACGCGTCGCCGGATCACCCGGTGCTGATCGACAAGTTCCTCGAAGATGCCAGCGAGGTGGATGTCGACGCCATTTCGGATGGCGAGACGACGCTGGTCGGCGGCGTGATGGAGCATATCGAAGAGGCGGGGGTTCACAGTGGTGACTCTGCCTGTGCCCTGCCGCCGTTCTCGCTGCCGCCGGAAGTGATCGAGGAAATCCGTCAGGCCACGTACGCTCTGGCCAAGGAACTGCAGGTCCGCGGGCTGATGAACATTCAGTACGCGGTGAAGCGCGAGGATGCCGGCGACGGCGAAGTGCCGAAGCACACGGTCTACATCCTGGAGGTGAATCCGCGGGCATCGCGAACGTCTCCGTTCGTGTCGAAGGCGACGGGGTTGTCGCTGGCCCGAATGGCGGCCAAGGTGATGGCGGGCGTGTCGCTCAAGGAGCAGGGCATCACAGAAGAAGTCTGGCCGGAGCACTGTTCGGTCAAAGAGAGTGTCTTCCCGTTTGCCCGGTTCGCGGGAGTGGATATCGTGCTCGGCCCGGAAATGCGGTCGACCGGCGAAGTGATGGGAATCGACCACGAATTCGCTCCGGCTTTCGCCAAGAGCCAGCTGGCTTCGGGCGTGGCACTGCCGAGCGACGGGACGGTCTTCATCAGCATGGCCGGCAAGCACAAGCATGCCTTCATCGAGGGGGCGCGACGGCTGGAGCGGCTCGGCTTCAGGATCATCGCGACGGCTGGTACGGCCCGCGTGCTGCAGGAAGCGGGGCTGAAAGCCGAAGCAGTCCGCAAGGTCCAGGAAGGGCGTCCGAACCTGCTGGACTTCATGGTCAACGGCGACGTGCAGTTCATCTTCAACACGCCGAGCGGTCGTGGTGCCCGGACGGACGAAGGTCGGATCCGGTCGGCGGCAGTCGCCTACGGTGTCCCATGTTCGACGACGCTGCCCGGCTGTTACGCCATGGTGCAGGCGATCGAATACCTGATCGAGAACCCGGCTCCCCAGGTTCAGGCTCTGCAGGACTGGATGGTTCAGGCCCAGACGAGTGGGTAG
- a CDS encoding phosphopantothenoylcysteine decarboxylase domain-containing protein: MRLLITAGPTREYIDDVRYVSNASSGRMGYAIAEAALAAGWDVVLVSGPVDLAPPIGCEFHSVVTTDQMRDACLQLFPGCDGVIAAAAVSDYRPLQRITGKLSKTGGPITIEMIETDDVLAKLGHIKENRWVVGFALEAQNPRENALQKLRRKNCDWIVLNGPAAIGADTNDVELLAPSGDSVAHWTGTKRDIAADLIAWLARET; the protein is encoded by the coding sequence GTGCGACTGCTCATCACCGCCGGTCCGACCCGCGAATACATCGACGACGTCCGCTACGTCTCCAACGCCAGCAGCGGTCGGATGGGCTACGCGATCGCCGAAGCGGCTCTCGCCGCCGGCTGGGATGTCGTCCTCGTCAGCGGCCCGGTCGACCTCGCCCCCCCGATCGGATGCGAATTCCACTCCGTCGTCACCACCGACCAGATGCGGGACGCCTGCCTGCAGCTGTTTCCCGGCTGCGACGGCGTCATAGCCGCGGCAGCCGTCTCCGACTATCGCCCACTCCAGCGGATTACCGGCAAACTTTCGAAGACCGGCGGTCCCATCACGATCGAGATGATCGAAACCGACGACGTCCTCGCCAAACTGGGCCACATCAAGGAGAACCGCTGGGTCGTCGGCTTCGCCCTCGAAGCACAGAACCCCCGCGAAAACGCTCTTCAGAAACTCCGCCGCAAGAACTGCGACTGGATCGTCCTCAACGGCCCGGCCGCCATCGGGGCCGACACCAACGACGTGGAACTGCTCGCCCCCTCGGGAGACTCCGTCGCCCACTGGACCGGCACCAAACGGGACATCGCCGCCGATCTGATCGCCTGGCTCGCCCGCGAAACCTGA
- a CDS encoding FtsK/SpoIIIE family DNA translocase, producing MIDYQRLKLDLAALALLAACVFLALSLMSYDPADPPSASIFPLNDVATNLCGPVGARVAHFLQTWVGLGSWGLLAALVAFDLRLFARNPVRDPFIRIIGWLCVVLPGCLLLQMFVPTLGRGPVVGSGGYIGEWSRILLTERFSTVGTLIVAATFVAAGMILATESLLLKIATFLARAVSVVALLPFRLLGRIVATSRASAAAAREARALAAAERAAAERAGDEAAQPEPVDTADEAPEITEDPDEIEDDELVPAGEFKVNPPVQTLPTRRVQRLPMGVSVPDDHDFELPDLDLLEEAEDFPFELLAKKAQVAASILERTFTEFGLNVKVSEIDTGPVVTQFELELEPGLRVSKVAALQDDLAIALRVPAVRVVSPIPGKNTVGVEVPNDKQVMVRLRELIESCAPDIEKMRIPILLGKDVSGRPLAVDLTKMPHLLIAGRTGTGKSVCLNTLIVSMLMTRAPRDVRMLMIDPKMVELSPYMKIPHLMHPVITDMKKAEAVLAWAVDKMEERYDLLAKAGVRHLDSYNKMGKEKVLDRLGIDEDSPEAEDIPDHMPYIVIVADEMADMMMTSGKDVEGHIIRLAQKSRAVGIHLVLATQKPTVDIITGLIKSNLPARISFQVASRTDSRVVLDEMGAERLLGNGDMLYLAPGTSNLFRAQGTFISDDEVNSVIDYLSAFPPHYSAEIQQVTSGAANTSGIDAMRERDDLYTEAIDVVIREGRGSVSLLQRALGVGYGRAARMVDYMAEDGIVGPYNGSKHREVVMTREQWEAMQAGEEEPELEYA from the coding sequence ATGATCGATTATCAGCGTCTCAAGCTGGATCTCGCCGCGCTGGCCCTGCTCGCCGCGTGCGTTTTTCTTGCGCTGAGCCTGATGAGCTATGATCCCGCGGATCCCCCCTCCGCCTCGATCTTTCCGCTCAACGACGTGGCCACCAACCTCTGCGGCCCCGTCGGCGCTCGCGTCGCCCACTTCCTTCAGACATGGGTCGGACTCGGCTCCTGGGGACTGCTGGCCGCACTGGTCGCCTTCGACCTGAGGCTGTTCGCACGTAATCCGGTCCGCGACCCGTTCATCCGCATCATCGGCTGGCTCTGCGTCGTCCTTCCCGGATGCCTGCTGCTGCAGATGTTCGTCCCCACCCTTGGACGGGGTCCGGTCGTCGGCAGCGGCGGTTACATCGGTGAATGGTCCCGCATTCTGCTGACCGAACGGTTTTCGACCGTCGGCACCCTCATCGTCGCGGCCACGTTTGTCGCTGCGGGGATGATCCTCGCAACCGAATCGCTGCTGCTGAAGATCGCGACCTTCCTCGCCCGCGCCGTTTCGGTCGTGGCGCTGCTGCCGTTCCGCCTGCTGGGACGAATCGTCGCCACCTCCCGCGCCTCCGCAGCCGCCGCTCGTGAAGCCCGTGCTCTCGCTGCCGCCGAAAGAGCGGCCGCCGAACGTGCCGGGGACGAAGCCGCCCAGCCGGAACCGGTCGACACTGCCGACGAAGCCCCCGAGATCACCGAAGATCCGGACGAGATCGAAGACGACGAACTGGTCCCCGCCGGCGAGTTCAAGGTGAACCCTCCGGTGCAGACCCTGCCGACCCGTCGCGTACAGCGACTGCCGATGGGCGTCTCGGTTCCGGACGATCACGATTTCGAACTGCCCGACCTCGACCTGCTCGAGGAAGCCGAGGACTTCCCGTTCGAACTGCTCGCCAAGAAGGCCCAGGTCGCCGCTTCGATTCTGGAACGGACGTTCACCGAATTCGGCCTGAACGTGAAGGTCTCGGAAATCGACACCGGGCCGGTCGTCACGCAGTTCGAGCTCGAGCTCGAGCCGGGACTCCGCGTCTCCAAGGTGGCCGCCCTGCAGGACGACCTCGCGATCGCCCTTCGAGTGCCGGCTGTTCGCGTCGTGTCGCCGATCCCCGGCAAGAATACCGTGGGCGTCGAAGTCCCGAACGACAAACAGGTGATGGTTCGCCTTCGCGAGCTGATCGAATCCTGCGCGCCCGACATCGAGAAGATGCGGATCCCGATCCTGCTGGGCAAGGACGTCAGTGGTCGCCCGCTTGCCGTCGACCTCACGAAGATGCCGCACCTGCTCATCGCCGGCCGGACCGGCACCGGCAAGAGTGTCTGCCTGAACACGCTGATCGTGTCGATGCTGATGACCCGCGCCCCGCGCGATGTCCGGATGCTGATGATCGACCCCAAGATGGTCGAACTCAGCCCGTACATGAAGATCCCGCATCTCATGCACCCGGTCATCACCGATATGAAGAAGGCCGAAGCCGTCCTCGCCTGGGCTGTCGACAAGATGGAAGAACGGTACGACCTGCTCGCCAAGGCCGGCGTCCGCCATCTCGACAGCTACAACAAGATGGGCAAGGAGAAGGTTCTCGACCGGCTCGGCATCGACGAAGACTCTCCCGAGGCCGAGGACATCCCCGACCACATGCCGTACATCGTCATTGTCGCCGACGAAATGGCCGACATGATGATGACCTCCGGCAAGGACGTCGAAGGGCACATCATCCGTCTGGCGCAGAAGTCGCGAGCGGTCGGCATCCACCTCGTTCTCGCCACGCAGAAGCCGACTGTCGATATCATCACGGGCCTCATCAAGTCGAACCTGCCGGCACGCATCTCCTTCCAGGTCGCCAGCCGGACCGACAGCCGCGTCGTCCTCGACGAGATGGGAGCCGAACGTCTGCTCGGCAACGGTGACATGCTGTACCTCGCCCCCGGCACGAGCAATCTGTTCCGCGCCCAGGGGACCTTCATCAGCGACGACGAGGTCAACAGCGTCATCGACTACCTCAGTGCCTTCCCGCCGCACTACAGCGCCGAGATCCAGCAGGTCACCTCCGGTGCCGCAAATACCTCCGGCATCGACGCCATGCGGGAACGGGACGACCTCTACACCGAGGCCATCGACGTCGTCATCCGCGAGGGCCGGGGCAGTGTGTCACTGCTGCAGCGGGCCCTCGGGGTCGGCTACGGTCGCGCGGCACGCATGGTCGACTACATGGCCGAGGACGGCATCGTCGGGCCGTACAATGGCTCCAAACACCGTGAGGTCGTCATGACCCGCGAGCAGTGGGAAGCCATGCAGGCGGGCGAAGAAGAGCCCGAACTGGAATACGCGTAG
- a CDS encoding CPBP family intramembrane glutamic endopeptidase: MTDETPLEQDPLSTYDDAESPTEPVEPDEHRPARPPGPGLPESVLWAGSIVVLQILIAIPLMIAMAVQAGGDWMDVNAPLDEMGPNGRMLMFGLPTLLAFVLLAVPVMWRLGRNPVATLNLSLPNATQLAIVVSTVLPLSLIADGLYWAANEQWEALVEQMPLFEVLDGASVMETLDSQVKGASVLVLLLFIAVVPAVGEELVFRGLIGRGLVSRWGVVMGVLLTSVMFAVVHMYPPHVAAIFPVGMVIHLVYLATRSFWMPVLFHFLNNASAVLVLSSGAPLESDPQPLLVAGAVVYVLIAMWLLWRYRTQYRAEDGETFSPPYMTVAEPVTESGYRRSIPQSVPVAAIFGLLFVAQVVLATMDVMAAVGG; the protein is encoded by the coding sequence GTGACCGATGAGACGCCACTGGAGCAGGACCCACTGTCGACGTACGACGATGCTGAGAGCCCGACTGAACCGGTGGAGCCGGACGAACACCGACCGGCACGCCCCCCGGGCCCGGGACTGCCGGAATCGGTGCTGTGGGCCGGTTCGATCGTCGTCCTGCAGATCCTCATCGCGATTCCGCTGATGATCGCGATGGCCGTCCAGGCGGGCGGGGACTGGATGGACGTCAATGCCCCGCTCGACGAGATGGGTCCGAACGGGCGGATGCTGATGTTCGGCCTGCCGACGCTGCTGGCGTTCGTGCTGCTGGCCGTACCGGTAATGTGGCGGCTGGGACGCAACCCGGTGGCGACGCTGAATCTGTCCCTGCCGAACGCCACGCAACTGGCGATTGTCGTCAGCACGGTGCTGCCGCTGTCACTGATCGCTGACGGCCTCTATTGGGCAGCGAACGAACAGTGGGAAGCCCTGGTCGAGCAGATGCCGCTGTTCGAGGTGCTCGACGGTGCGAGCGTGATGGAAACGCTCGATTCGCAGGTAAAGGGAGCGTCGGTCCTTGTTCTGCTGCTGTTCATCGCAGTCGTCCCGGCCGTTGGCGAGGAACTGGTGTTTCGCGGGCTGATCGGACGGGGCCTGGTGTCCCGCTGGGGCGTCGTCATGGGCGTGCTGCTCACGTCGGTGATGTTTGCCGTCGTGCACATGTACCCCCCACACGTGGCGGCCATCTTCCCGGTCGGAATGGTGATACACCTGGTGTACCTGGCGACGCGGAGCTTCTGGATGCCGGTACTGTTTCATTTTCTGAACAACGCATCGGCGGTACTGGTGCTCTCGTCGGGGGCTCCGCTGGAATCGGACCCGCAGCCGCTGCTGGTCGCTGGGGCCGTGGTCTACGTCCTGATTGCGATGTGGCTGCTGTGGCGATACCGCACGCAGTACCGGGCAGAGGACGGTGAGACTTTCTCCCCGCCGTACATGACGGTCGCCGAGCCGGTGACCGAGTCGGGTTACCGACGATCGATACCGCAGAGCGTCCCCGTTGCCGCCATCTTCGGCCTGCTGTTCGTTGCGCAGGTGGTGCTGGCGACGATGGACGTGATGGCCGCGGTGGGTGGTTAG
- the pgsA gene encoding CDP-diacylglycerol--glycerol-3-phosphate 3-phosphatidyltransferase: protein MAVSEPTPSPSAGGHSPLGRSSLNLPNAITVLRLILSIILFILIEMGQLWLICALLFSVAAFTDFLDGYLARKYGQVTVLGRILDPFVDKIIVCGTFIFLQNRSVGGLESGIAAWMTFVVIAREMYVTSLRAVMEQRGVDFSAQWSGKIKMVVQSIALPACLLTLSPVLHGWLEEQGLWSGFVVLRDVLLWATVAITLYSGAEYTVRGARLLRGEG from the coding sequence ATGGCCGTTTCTGAGCCGACGCCTTCCCCGTCCGCAGGAGGCCATTCGCCGCTCGGTCGCAGTTCCCTGAATCTGCCGAACGCGATTACGGTCCTGCGGCTGATCCTCTCGATCATTCTCTTCATCCTGATCGAGATGGGCCAGTTGTGGTTGATCTGTGCCCTGCTGTTCTCGGTGGCGGCATTCACCGACTTCCTCGACGGCTATCTGGCGCGCAAATACGGTCAGGTGACGGTGCTGGGACGGATTCTCGATCCGTTCGTGGACAAGATCATCGTCTGCGGCACCTTTATCTTCCTGCAGAATCGCTCGGTGGGAGGTCTGGAGAGCGGGATCGCCGCCTGGATGACCTTCGTCGTGATTGCCCGCGAGATGTACGTCACGAGTCTGCGGGCCGTGATGGAGCAGCGGGGAGTCGACTTCTCGGCCCAGTGGAGCGGCAAAATCAAGATGGTCGTGCAGTCGATCGCACTTCCCGCCTGCCTGCTGACTTTGAGCCCGGTGCTGCACGGATGGCTTGAGGAGCAGGGCCTCTGGTCCGGTTTTGTCGTGCTGCGGGACGTGCTTCTGTGGGCGACCGTTGCGATCACGTTGTACAGTGGTGCTGAGTACACCGTGCGCGGGGCTCGGTTGCTGCGCGGGGAAGGCTGA
- the rimO gene encoding 30S ribosomal protein S12 methylthiotransferase RimO: MDLLPIVDPGVTGSVAESGPEFSKGRYAFVSLGCPKNLVDSEKMLGTLALDGYTLVSEPDGADFVIVNTCGFIEQSRAESKTVIQEMLELKRQGRTKGVIVAGCLPERVGGSLLEELPEIDHVVGVWGRDEINRVADRLVGGMQEQRELFRPAPIRALDDRARLRITPGHYAYLKISDGCDRTCTFCSIPTMRGKHVTKPIEQVVAEARELAADGVRELILVAQDTTYYGMDLYGEVRLVDLIRELEQVEGIDWVRLMYLYPVNFTDQLIETIASSEKVIPYLDMPLQHINSRVLRRMQRRVNRERTVELVEKLRRDIPNLVLRTTFVVGFPGETDEQFAELKEFVADTRFERMGVFPYSPEPGTPAMKLDGHLPDDIKQARYEELMAVQQEAAFSFADSLLGYELDCIVDEQVDAETWIGRIYADAPEIDASVYLRGHGLQVGTMVPAELVSRQDYDWVAEVAADENE; encoded by the coding sequence ATGGATCTGTTGCCGATCGTGGACCCGGGTGTGACCGGCAGTGTCGCCGAGAGCGGTCCGGAATTCAGCAAGGGACGCTATGCCTTCGTCTCGCTGGGATGCCCGAAGAACCTCGTGGACAGCGAGAAGATGCTGGGCACGCTGGCGCTGGACGGGTACACGCTCGTCTCGGAGCCGGACGGGGCCGACTTTGTCATCGTCAACACCTGTGGCTTCATCGAGCAGTCCCGGGCCGAGTCAAAAACGGTCATCCAGGAGATGCTCGAGCTGAAGCGGCAGGGACGCACGAAAGGCGTGATCGTTGCCGGCTGTCTGCCCGAACGGGTCGGAGGCAGCCTGCTCGAAGAGCTGCCGGAGATCGATCACGTCGTCGGTGTCTGGGGCCGGGACGAGATCAACCGGGTCGCCGACCGGCTGGTCGGCGGTATGCAGGAGCAGCGAGAGCTGTTTCGACCGGCCCCGATCCGGGCGCTCGACGACCGCGCGCGGCTGCGGATCACGCCCGGGCACTACGCCTATCTGAAAATCTCGGACGGCTGCGACCGGACGTGCACGTTCTGTTCGATCCCCACAATGCGGGGCAAGCACGTCACCAAGCCGATCGAGCAGGTCGTCGCCGAGGCCCGCGAACTGGCCGCCGATGGCGTGCGGGAGCTGATCCTCGTTGCGCAGGACACGACCTACTACGGGATGGACCTGTACGGCGAAGTGCGGCTGGTGGACCTGATCCGCGAGCTGGAACAGGTGGAGGGGATCGACTGGGTGCGGCTGATGTACCTGTATCCGGTCAACTTCACCGATCAGCTCATCGAGACGATCGCGTCTTCGGAGAAGGTGATCCCTTATCTCGACATGCCTCTGCAGCACATCAATTCTCGGGTGCTGCGGCGGATGCAGCGGCGGGTGAACCGCGAGCGGACGGTCGAACTGGTCGAGAAGCTGCGGCGGGACATTCCGAACCTGGTCCTGCGGACGACGTTTGTCGTGGGCTTTCCCGGTGAGACGGACGAGCAGTTCGCGGAACTGAAGGAATTCGTCGCAGACACGCGGTTCGAGCGAATGGGGGTATTCCCTTACTCGCCGGAACCGGGGACACCGGCGATGAAGCTGGACGGGCACCTGCCGGATGACATCAAACAGGCCCGCTACGAAGAGCTGATGGCCGTGCAGCAGGAGGCGGCCTTTTCGTTCGCGGACTCGCTGCTGGGGTACGAACTGGACTGCATCGTCGATGAACAGGTTGACGCGGAGACGTGGATCGGTCGAATCTATGCCGATGCTCCGGAGATCGACGCCAGTGTGTACCTGCGTGGTCACGGATTGCAGGTGGGGACGATGGTTCCGGCAGAGCTGGTGTCGCGTCAGGACTATGACTGGGTGGCCGAGGTCGCTGCCGACGAAAACGAGTAG
- a CDS encoding tetratricopeptide repeat protein, with protein sequence MLRSMILTVCFGMGLLVGADAAVAQGVAGRDYPKVYGPTGRLYGPTQAHYQYRRQYGRDWHGYNGLQGGPEVGAVNGYPAGGSGYGGPGYHHHGNHVDVLVPAWGLWGGAGGYGWSGPWGYQGYDPGSSAGYHVVPAPVMPWSRPAIHLPSGVNSPVLEDAARENAERWKDSLDVTPPTPKQILPPSTDQAKLASMRKEHSGDLQMQQRNYAAAAERYRDAIRLAEDRPEPRFRLAIAETSRANFEEAVKEFKTLLRLHPDWAVKGPTLDSLFGDDGLLAKTLVQERLIDWVKEDIRDPDRLFLMGAILYYDNQFDRAETVLETAARLGGAKPHLRSLLGTLVNNEPVAAAGGGQGPGDNQAGNPVPGGGAPVLPPLPNDPDRVE encoded by the coding sequence ATGCTTCGATCAATGATTCTGACGGTCTGCTTCGGGATGGGACTGCTGGTCGGTGCCGACGCTGCGGTCGCTCAGGGAGTGGCCGGCCGTGACTATCCCAAGGTGTACGGGCCCACTGGTCGGCTCTACGGTCCTACGCAGGCCCATTACCAGTACCGCCGACAGTACGGACGGGACTGGCATGGCTACAACGGGCTGCAGGGTGGTCCGGAAGTGGGGGCCGTCAACGGCTACCCGGCGGGCGGAAGCGGATACGGCGGGCCGGGCTATCATCATCACGGGAATCACGTCGATGTCCTCGTGCCGGCCTGGGGCCTCTGGGGCGGCGCCGGCGGATACGGCTGGAGCGGTCCGTGGGGCTACCAGGGTTACGATCCGGGATCGTCTGCCGGCTATCACGTGGTGCCGGCGCCGGTCATGCCATGGTCCCGACCTGCGATCCACCTGCCGAGTGGCGTCAACAGTCCGGTTCTCGAGGATGCCGCTCGCGAAAATGCAGAGCGGTGGAAAGATTCGCTCGACGTCACCCCGCCGACGCCCAAACAGATCCTTCCGCCGTCGACCGACCAGGCAAAGCTGGCGAGCATGCGGAAGGAGCACTCGGGCGATCTGCAGATGCAGCAGCGGAACTATGCGGCCGCTGCCGAGCGGTACCGGGACGCGATCCGGCTGGCCGAAGATCGCCCCGAACCACGGTTCCGGCTGGCGATCGCCGAGACCAGCCGTGCAAATTTCGAGGAGGCGGTGAAGGAATTCAAGACGCTGCTGCGGCTGCATCCGGACTGGGCGGTGAAGGGGCCGACACTGGATTCGCTCTTTGGCGACGACGGTCTGCTGGCCAAAACGCTGGTGCAGGAACGTCTGATCGACTGGGTGAAGGAGGACATCCGGGACCCGGATCGTCTGTTCCTGATGGGGGCGATCCTGTACTACGACAATCAGTTTGACCGTGCGGAAACCGTGCTGGAAACCGCGGCCCGGCTGGGGGGCGCGAAGCCTCATCTGCGTTCGCTGCTCGGGACGCTGGTGAACAATGAGCCCGTCGCAGCGGCCGGTGGTGGCCAGGGGCCCGGCGACAATCAGGCCGGCAACCCTGTTCCGGGTGGTGGCGCGCCGGTTCTGCCTCCGCTGCCGAACGATCCCGATCGGGTGGAGTAG